In Melanotaenia boesemani isolate fMelBoe1 chromosome 18, fMelBoe1.pri, whole genome shotgun sequence, the following proteins share a genomic window:
- the LOC121628669 gene encoding basic helix-loop-helix domain-containing protein USF3 isoform X2 has translation MPEMTETQTPGRKPKKKKNKESHNAVERHRKEKINAGINRIGNLLPCSPALKQSKNMILDQAFRYITELQKQNDTMLLEGGDKVQAQEICRLRSQLEELRKESSHYIALLKAHDINILEDPTIHWTGKQRCAKVAKVTPTHQLPKGIVVYSNGNMMCPAGKQSNPGKQPSETLILQPTAEPRLRVNGTLLQVNTSSSTPVLLPGSAVTPTHSAPSLRMIEQCVVETPATAPTLPPSVSYITLQIPAAATTLPQQTQSAAPQTLTVATTSASQFPTNTPVLPVSTHPTFTQTVTRAITSEVCSWITQDTAIRTVNYTAIPSSQTLLRAGAAGSTQTTWTTLQMAGNTVQPVCQSLPSQEVNSTTQTIQQVTVCPVGSKPPVHPIQIQMQPHVPVQQAPITGHIQAQPIQNPPQPQPAVLNQAQPQPVLAPQPQCAVLPQSAIVQQPAVVAHPAVVSQPQSAVLQPASLVPHTPTALIPQPQPLPQPALVPQPQATVLPLLQTMQVLQVNPTGATASSVTACQKTNNPSVVILQQASACPAQSVVRDDMTNQTPCQHIVIIQAPNQAASAPQNPQVGIVPAAVPVVSTQTPTTSSVPATPLQSVGGKQLVHILPRPVHSQVNHPPQGSQTSSSPPVPTTPQTITVNGQVFALQPLKTSEKASSQGGQSTLQLVQPTTTEEPTTNVALNSLGALSSLNQSISQGLPLTISSQSNCQPPPAPLTVLQQKQQQPAVSSPTLPAQQLQMPRVNPLRSAPIVNASKPSGKRLRTALNAKKAAAKRAKSAKKKELNQAQTAVSAKSEAAGRENRTVQVTQVLQSTALKVTDIHPTSTTISNTTDSREATGSVTSVQNTQQMIVCSSSSNATVFSQAHQQDKSSFSGSQNDSVFSHSNTSTITTTVTTVKATSVKPPCSAALATEIKTAVVSGNSSSATKLSVPEVKHPTPSTSVNTTQSKSACATAVSKQNTFLAPSLASTETRKHSATDSSTCLTQVCTSSIITNVPVSSNQTPHTDYPCLSHGSKAKDPLFCNKSECQALSSSSVSTSLVLSSPAPVCPVAHSSVTASTTSSELRKRATAPRPPAQQTEVTVPNPSSGHPSEVKLSQATRTNREVQEERCSTISEKEGLMAVTSNEPSRKDFASSQQVYTNLDDHTMEHPMTSSRQTDSPMSTGAGGGRGFSVASLLPQGHSISASSGSFGTFTFTSEQAEMLALAMLEQDSPGKRSGGCPGDNTSTNPASSTWDSPKTPPASSSKERGLAGQQAKVNKPMDPGTVKAVIELSVRGQAGEGSVGGTNGARHPQNIVYSQSQPLPLAQSQSSSQSGTVASLSVNNLIRPSSSHQPYPGSPNLAGQQGSVSSPAGTSAHISQPSNTALSPCSGAAQTNEYTPLKTTLMRAQPGVGVGERQVKIISKRQAQEEVMLNTGKRPKPCPPPANAVSHMEVKTPDRNQIMAGQLPSTSSAVMTRINSESAGPLFSTNSFMSAGVRPTEVQCPAQAPPEQNQVGALHLPQGHPQHTVSQPSQHLGGNLYMKQQQEQQRHHLYHLQHHLTQSDPAQRHSLHQRALQQQQQQEQQHVQKKRGLVRGSQAGSPAGLPQKQHHLEKSGIQQHSHQQQQTQHQQRTQQQSQQHPQQSHQQSQQHQQPTQHQQTHPQQHQQAHPQPPNAQHQQHQQQQLQQQQNSHSRHQQHLQQQIQQQQQHFRHQDKSCEAQTAGSRGHHSSHLTQQDHLKPGQDHNAMQRMMGSRSLEQQLISPPSNPVSRPSELACASSRQERHRVSNYSAEALIGKSSSSGEQQQRMALHLQPGRGGTQEQADLRGYLDTSRGKAGIAHNPQNRLPSDHPGSTDVQRVSECTPFKAMGGAHQLSGFEAQVSRGSDMAAKAVPPSQRGPQGQQQGGFRMSIGPTADGRNRGGYSGAHPGPQGVQVGPAMPREQEGCQQSFMQSLLSPHLPEQSNHQRAVQCCPPVSMEYSCVPGNSSGDIQAKASSPSVPQSQKTPAMRLAEGNKGHISQVSSNMHAGPGVRAGLPHPPPPHSSAEQGRSSAPSRPPTAVSQHSRHIPRDNQPTKLRPGDRPRSGTLRPTNPFEPEGHLPLPSGGGVLLSRSQSGGEARRSTIVRFMPDGAQVPGDNNLGADQHLTQNFGFPFISEGGMNPPPPINANSTFIPPVSQPNASRTPSLLPVEPQNTLPSFYPSYSPAAHPSLPSDVTLQYFPNQMFTSPSADKGSAPPLNNRFGSILSPSRPVGFGVERGFPLLPDMPPMPIANSSGITPHISNFSLTSLFPEIATGMPTDGSAMPMSPLLSLSNTSSADSSKQPNRPAHNISHILGHDGSSAV, from the exons ATGCCAGAGATgacagaaactcagacaccTGGTCGTAAACCCAA aaagaagaaaaataaagaatctcACAATGCAG TTGAAAGACatagaaaagagaaaattaacgCGGGGATTAACCGGATTGGTAATCTTCTGCCGTGTTCCCCTGCACTTAAACAG AGTAAGAACATGATACTGGATCAGGCTTTTCGTTACATCACTgaactgcaaaaacaaaatgacacaatGCTTCTAGAAGGTGGAGATAAAGTTCAAG CACAGGAAATCTGTCGGCTGCGGAGTCAATTGGAGGAATTGAGAAAGGAGAGTTCTCATTATATCGCACTCCTCAAAGCTCATGATATCAACATTCTTGAGGACCCTACTATCCACTGGACGGGCAAGCAGCGCTGTGCCAAAGTGGCAAAAGTGACCCCCACTCACCAGCTCCCAAAGGGGATTGTTGTCTATTCCAATGGCAACATGATGTGCCCTGCAGGAAAACAGAGTAACCCAGGGAAACAGCCCTCTGAAACATTAATTCTTCAACCAACAGCTGAGCCGAGATTAAGAGTTAATGGCACCCTGCTGCAAGTTAATACGTCTTCCTCCACTCCTGTACTTCTACCTGGGTCAGCTGTCACCCCCACTCATTCTGCTCCAAGTCTCAGAATGATAGAGCAGTGTGTGGTTGAGACACCGGCTACAGCCCCCACTCTGCCACCTTCTGTGTCTTACATCACTCTCCAGATCCCTGCTGCTGCTACAACCCTACCCCAGCAAACACAGTCTGCTGCCCCACAGACCCTCACTGTTGCAACTACTTCAGCCTCACAGTTTCCCACTAATACCCCTGTTCTGCCTGTGTCCACGCACCCCACATTTACCCAAACTGTAACAAGAGCAATAACTTCAGAGGTTTGCTCATGGATTACACAGGATACTGCCATCAGGACTGTAAATTACACTGCTATCCCTAGCAGCCAAACACTTCTTAGGGCTGGGGCTGCAGGGAGCACACAGACAACCTGGACAACATTGCAGATGGCAGGAAACACAGTGCAACCAGTCTGCCAGAGTCTACCCTCACAAGAGGTCAACAGCACCACCCAAACTATCCAACAGGTGACTGTTTGTCCAGTGGGCAGCAAACCACCCGTTCACCCCATTCAAATACAGATGCAGCCACATGTGCCTGTACAGCAGGCACCCATTACTGGTCATATTCAAGCACAGCCTATTCAAAATCCACCTCAGCCACAACCTGCAGTTCTAAACCAGGCACAACCTCAGCCAGTCCTAGCCCCCCAACCTCAGTGTGCTGTCCTTCCCCAATCAGCCATAGTACAGCAGCCAGCTGTGGTGGCCCACCCTGCTGTTGTTTCACAGCCTCAGTCTGCTGTACTTCAGCCAGCATCATTAGTTCCTCACACCCCTACAGCCCTTATCCCTCAGCCTCAGCCCCTTCCTCAGCCAGCCCTGGTGCCTCAGCCACAGGCCACTGTGCTCCCCCTTCTTCAGACTATGCAGGTGCTGCAAGTCAACCCAACTGGGGCAACAGCTTCAAGTGTAACAGCatgtcagaaaacaaacaatccAAGTGTTGTAATCTTGCAGCAGGCCAGTGCTTGTCCTGCCCAGTCAGTAGTGAGGGATGACATGACTAATCAGACACCATGCCAGCATATTGTAATTATTCAAGCACCTAATCAGGCTGCATCTGCTCCTCAGAATCCTCAAGTTGGCATAGTTCCTGCTGCAGTACCCGTTGTGTCCACTCAAACACCCACAACCAGTTCTGTGCCTGCCACTCCCTTACAGAGCGTTGGGGGAAAGCAGCTTGTGCACATTCTCCCTCGTCCTGTTCATTCTCAAGTGAACCATCCTCCACAGGGCTCCCAAACCTCTTCTTCTCCACCAGTTCCTACAACTCCACAAACTATCACTGTGAACGGCCAGGTGTTTGCCCTGCAACCTCTGAAGACCTCTGAGAAAGCCAGTTCCCAGGGTGGCCAAAGTACCCTCCAGCTGGTCCAACCCACCACCACTGAAGAACCAACTACCAATGTGGCTCTCAACAGTTTAGGGGCCCTCAGCAGTCTCAACCAGAGCATCTCTCAGGGCCTCCCTCTTACCATTTCTAGCCAGAGCAATTGTCAGCCGCCACCTGCTCCGTTAACAGTACTgcaacagaagcagcagcagcctgctgTTTCATCACCCACACTACCCGCCCAGCAGTTACAAATGCCACGTGTCAATCCACTCAGATCAGCTCCCATAGTTAATGCTTCTAAGCCTTCAGGAAAGAGGCTTCGCACAGCTTTAAATGCAAAGAAAGCAGCCGCTAAAAGGGCTAAATCTGCCAAGAAAAAAGAGCTCAATCAGGCACAAACTGCTGTTTCTGCAAAATCAGAGGCTGCTGGACGAGAGAACCGGACAGTTCAAGTTACCCAAGTTTTACAGTCCACAGCTCTCAAAGTCACAGACATTCACCCCACATCTACCACAATTTCCAATACTACAGATAGCAGGGaagctacaggcagtgttactTCAGTACAGaacacacagcagatgattgTATGCAGTTCATCCAGTAATGCAACTGTGTTTAGTCAAGCTCACCAACAAGATAAAAGCTCCTTCAGCGGATCTCAAAATGATTCAGTATTCTCTCATAGCAACACTAGCACTATCACCACCACAGTTACAACTGTCAAAGCAACATCAGTTAAGCCACCATGCAGTGCAGCTTTGGCCACTGAGATTAAAACAGCAGTCGTGTCTGGCAACAGTTCATCTGCAACCAAACTCTCAGTTCCAGAGGTCAAACATCCAACACCAAGTACATCAGTTAACACAACACAAAGCAAGTCAGCTTGTGCTACTGCTGTTTctaaacaaaacacttttttggCCCCTTCTTTAGCTTCCACTGAGACTCGGAAACACTCTGCAACAGATTCTAGCACTTGTTTAACTCAAGTCTGTACCAGCAGCATCATAACAAATGTACCAGTGTCTTCAAATCAGACTCCCCACACAGACTACCCTTGTCTTTCCCATGGATCTAAAGCCAAAGATccactgttttgtaataaatctGAGTGTCAGGCcctctcttcatcttctgtGTCCACAAGTTTAGTGCTGTCATCACCTGCACCAGTGTGTCCTGTTGCCCACAGCTCTGTTACTGCCTCTACAACAAGTTCAGAGTTAAGGAAAAGAGCCACTGCTCCAAGACCTCCAGCACAGCAGACTGAGGTGACTGTTCCCAATCCCTCCTCGGGCCATCCTTCTGAAGTCAAACTATCCCAAGCTACTAGAACTAACAGAGAGGTCCAGGAGGAGAGATGTTCCACAATATCCGAGAAAGAAGGCTTGATGGCAGTGACTTCCAACGAACCCTCAAGAAAGGATTTTGCTTCGTCTCAACAGGTGTACACTAACTTAGATGACCATACTATGGAGCACCCCATGACTTCTAGCAGACAGACTGATTCACCCATGTCTACTGGGGCTGGGGGTGGCAGAGGATTCTCTGTGGCATCATTGCTTCCACAGGGCCACAGTATCAGTgcctcatctggctcctttggaacatttacatttacatctgAGCAGGCAGAGATGCTGGCCTTGGCCATGCTAGAGCAGGACAGCCCTGGGAAGAGGAGTGGAGGCTGCCCAGGGGATAACACTTCAACTAATCCCGCCTCATCCACATGGGACTCCCCTAAAACCCCACCAGCGTCCTCCAGTAAAGAGAGGGGCTTAGCTGGACAGCAGGCTAAAGTGAATAAGCCCATGGATCCAGGAACTGTTAAAGCTGTTATTGAGTTGTCCGTCAGAGGACAGGCAGGGGAAGGGTCTGTTGGTGGGACAAATGGAGCTAGACATCCTCAAAATATTGTGTACTCGCAGTCTCAGCCTCTCCCACTTGCCCAATCTCAAAGCTCCTCCCAGAGTGGCACAGTGGCAAGCCTAAGTGTAAACAATCTAATAAGGCCCAGCTCCAGTCACCAACCCTATCCTGGTTCCCCTAATCTTGCTGGGCAACAGGGCTCTGTTTCCTCTCCTGCAGGAACCTCAGCCCATATATCCCAGCCATCAAACACTGCCCTCTCACCGTGCTCAGGTGCTGCTCAGACAAATGAGTATACTCCCTTAAAGACTACTTTAATGAGGGCTCAGCCTGGAGTTGGTGTGGGTGAGCGACAAGTAAAGATCATTTCTAAGCGGCAGGCCCAAGAAGAAGTCATGTTAAACACAGGAAAACGACCAAAGCCTTGCCCTCCACCAGCTAACGCTGTTAGCCATATGGAGGTAAAAACACCAGATCGCAATCAAATTATGGCAGGACAGCTGCCTTCCACATCCTCAGCTGTCATGACAAGAATTAATTCTGAAAGTGCAGGCCCTCTGTTCTCTACAAACTCTTTCATGAGTGCGGGAGTTCGCCCAACAGAGGTTCAGTGCCCTGCTCAAGCACCCCCTGAACAGAACCAGGTAGGGGCCCTTCATCTGCCCCAGGGTCACCCACAACATACTGTAAGCCAGCCTAGCCAGCATCTGGGAGGGAATCTTTACATGAAACAGCAGCAGGAGCAACAGAGACACCATCTGTATCATTTGCAACACCACCTAACACAGTCAGACCCTGCACAGCGCCACTCTCTACACCAGAGGGCActgcaacaacaacagcaacaagagCAGCAGCATGTCCAAAAGAAGCGAGGACTTGTTAGAGGAAGTCAAGCTGGCTCACCTGCTGGCCTGCCACAGAAGCAGCATCACCTGGAAAAGTCTGGAATTCAGCAGCACTCTCACCAACAACAACAGACTCAGCATCAGCAGCGTACACAGCAGCAATCTCAACAGCACCCACAACAGTCACACCAACAATCACAACAGCATCAACAGCCAACACAACACCAACAGACTCACCCCCAACAGCACCAACAGGCACACCCACAACCTCCCAATGCACAGCATCAACAACACCAACAGCAGCagttacagcagcagcaaaactCCCACTCCAGACACCAGcagcatctgcagcagcagatccagcagcagcagcagcactttAGGCATCAGGACAAGAGCTGTGAAGCCCAAACAGCAGGATCAAGGGGCCACCACAGCAGCCACCTGACTCAGCAGGACCACCTCAAG ccTGGTCAGGACCATAATGCTATGCAGAGGATGATGGGCTCCAGGAGCCTGGAGCAGCAGCTCATCTCTCCTCCCAGCAACCCGGTGTCCCGTCCATCTGAGCTGGCCTGTGCTTCATCTCGCCAGGAACGTCACCGCGTGTCCAACTACTCTGCAGAGGCTCTCATTGGTAAAAGTTCCTCCAGTGGTGAACAGCAGCAACGTATGGCCCTCCACCTTCAACCTGGTCGTGGTGGTACTCAGGAGCAGGCAGACCTCCGCGGTTACTTGGATACATCACGGGGAAAAGCTGGCATTGCTCACAACCCACAGAATCGCCTTCCCTCTGACCATCCAGGGTCCACGGACGTTCAACGTGTCTCGGAGTGTACACCCTTCAAGGCTATGGGTGGTGCACATCAACTCAGTGGTTTTGAGGCTCAGGTGTCTCGTGGGAGTGACATGGCTGCTAAGGCAGTGCCTCCCTCCCAGAGAGGCCCTCAGGGGCAACAGCAGGGAGGGTTCAGGATGAGTATTGGTCCCACAGCAGATGGCAGAAACCGTGGTGGCTACAGTGGAGCTCATCCTGGTCCGCAGGGAGTACAAGTTGGCCCAGCAATGCCTCGGGAACAGGAAGGTTGTCAACAGAGTTTCATGCAGAGTCTCCTTTCCCCCCACCTTCCTGAGCAGAGCAATCACCAGCGAGCAGTGCAGTGCTGTCCCCCTGTCAGCATGGAGTACAGCTGTGTGCCTGGAAACTCTTCAGGAGACATTCAGGCCAAAGCCTCCAGCCCTAGTGTTCCCCAATCTCAGAAGACTCCAGCTATGCGACTTGCAGAGGGCAACAAGGGTCACATTTCTCAGGTTAGTAGTAATATGCACGCAGGCCCAGGTGTGCGAGCAGGTCTCCCACaccctccacctccacacagCAGTGCTGAGCAAGGCCGTTCCTCTGCCCCATCCAGACCACCCACTGCTGTTAGCCAACACTCTCGTCATATTCCCCGAGATAATCAGCCCACCAAACTGAGACCTGGTGACCGGCCTCGATCAGGAACTCTAAGACCAACCAACCCCTTTGAGCCTGAAGGCCACCTGCCTCTGCCCTCCGGAGGAGGGGTGCTGCTGAGTCGATCACAATCTGGAGGAGAGGCACGACGCAGCACCATCGTACGCTTTATGCCAGATGGTGCACAAGTTCCTGGCGACAACAACCTGGGGGCTGACCAACACTTAACACAGAACTTTGGTTTCCCCTTTATTTCTGAGGGAGGAATGAATCCTCCACCTCCAATTAATGCAAACTCTACGTTCATCCCTCCAGTCAGCCAGCCTAACGCTTCCCGAACACCAtcccttcttcctgttgagcCACAGAACACTTTACCATCCTTTTATCCTTCTTATTCTCCAGCTGCTCATCCCAGCCTTCCTAGTGATGTCACTCTCCAATATTTTCCCAACCAAATGTTTACAAGTCCAAGTGCTGACAAGGGTAGCGCTCCTCCACTCAACAACCGCTTTGGTTCCATTCTCTCCCCTTCCCGCCCTGTGGGGTTCGGGGTAGAGAGAGGTTTCCCCTTACTTCCAGATATGCCTCCTATGCCCATTGCCAACTCATCTGGAATCACCCCTCACATCTCCAACTTCAGTCTCACCTCTCTGTTCCCTGAAATCGCCACCGGGATGCCCACCGATGGCTCAGCCATGCCAATGTCTCCTTTGCTGTCTCTCTCCAACACCTCATCTGCCGACTCTAGCAAGCAGCCGAACCGTCCTGCCCACAACATCAGCCACATTCTGGGCCATGACGGCAGCTCGGCTGTGTGA